The Chryseolinea soli genome contains a region encoding:
- a CDS encoding O-acetyl-ADP-ribose deacetylase: MTSLECIQADITTLEVDAIVNAANTSLLGGGGVDGAIHRKAGPQLLEECRAVRNRQGGCPTGEAVITGAGRLPAKFVIHAVGPVWRGTHPKTEELLASAYRHSLELAAANHVKSIAFPNISTGIYGFPKPRAAEIAIAEVTRFLETNSSIQQVLFVCFDEENFDIYKAMLGQA; encoded by the coding sequence ATGACCTCCCTGGAATGCATTCAAGCCGACATCACCACCCTGGAGGTGGATGCCATCGTGAATGCAGCCAACACGAGCTTGCTGGGCGGGGGCGGTGTGGACGGTGCCATCCATCGCAAAGCAGGTCCTCAACTGTTGGAAGAATGCCGCGCCGTACGCAATCGCCAGGGAGGATGTCCCACGGGTGAAGCGGTGATCACCGGCGCAGGAAGGTTGCCCGCAAAATTTGTTATCCATGCCGTCGGACCGGTGTGGCGCGGAACCCATCCAAAAACGGAAGAGTTGCTCGCCAGCGCCTATCGCCATAGCCTGGAATTGGCCGCGGCCAACCATGTGAAGTCTATCGCCTTTCCCAATATCAGCACGGGGATCTATGGCTTTCCAAAACCGCGGGCAGCAGAGATCGCCATCGCGGAAGTGACCCGTTTTTTGGAGACGAATTCCTCCATCCAACAAGTGCTCTTCGTATGTTTTGATGAAGAGAATTTTGATATTTACAAAGCGATGCTGGGCCAGGCCTGA
- a CDS encoding HesB/IscA family protein produces the protein MFESLQPVTLSPRAAEEIRQIMQTKNIPAGYGLRVGVKGGGCGVSLLIGFDKKKDTDIAYVINDIPVYIDKRHTMYIIGKEVDFFEGDEARGFVFVDPSKEDQPAGK, from the coding sequence ATGTTTGAAAGCCTTCAACCCGTAACCTTGTCACCCCGGGCGGCGGAAGAGATACGCCAGATCATGCAAACCAAGAACATTCCCGCCGGCTATGGCTTGCGTGTGGGGGTGAAGGGTGGTGGCTGCGGCGTTTCCTTGCTCATCGGGTTCGACAAAAAGAAGGATACCGATATCGCCTACGTCATCAACGACATCCCGGTGTACATCGACAAACGACACACCATGTATATCATCGGCAAAGAAGTCGATTTTTTTGAGGGCGACGAGGCGCGCGGGTTCGTGTTTGTGGACCCCTCGAAAGAAGATCAGCCGGCCGGAAAATAA
- a CDS encoding M15 family metallopeptidase: MRRLTLLLVMFVSFSSFAQNKYGLKATTLAAYKETVKANPEKELINLEKFVPGLVLDIRYATTNNFTGEKIYNLARAYARKPVAESLKKIQADLKKQGLGIKIFDAYRPYKATVKFYEVYHDTTYVASPYRGSRHNRGCALDLTVINLKTGEELKMPTGFDSFKKEAWPTSPVSDPEILKNRTLLINAMEKHGFKVNGSEWWHYDFIGWKKYEVLDIDYEELEGI; this comes from the coding sequence ATGCGACGCCTGACACTTCTCCTTGTTATGTTCGTTTCCTTCTCATCGTTTGCCCAAAACAAATATGGCTTGAAGGCCACCACGCTGGCCGCATACAAAGAGACCGTGAAGGCCAACCCGGAAAAAGAATTGATCAATCTCGAAAAATTTGTGCCCGGTCTTGTGCTGGACATACGCTATGCGACCACCAATAATTTTACGGGCGAAAAGATCTACAACCTCGCCCGTGCCTATGCCCGCAAGCCCGTAGCCGAATCGCTGAAAAAAATCCAGGCCGATCTGAAGAAACAAGGATTGGGTATAAAGATCTTCGACGCCTACAGGCCCTACAAAGCCACGGTAAAATTTTACGAAGTCTATCACGACACCACCTACGTGGCCTCCCCCTATCGCGGCTCGCGGCACAACCGCGGCTGTGCGCTCGACCTGACGGTGATCAATTTAAAAACCGGTGAAGAATTAAAGATGCCCACGGGGTTTGACTCTTTCAAAAAAGAAGCCTGGCCTACCTCGCCGGTGAGCGATCCCGAAATTCTGAAAAACAGAACGCTGCTCATCAACGCCATGGAAAAACACGGCTTCAAAGTGAACGGCTCAGAGTGGTGGCACTATGATTTTATCGGCTGGAAAAAATACGAAGTGCTCGACATCGATTATGAAGAGCTGGAGGGGATCTAA
- the folB gene encoding dihydroneopterin aldolase: MTGIISLEGLQFHAFHGVYPHERESGNWFEVDVSVETDFSKGAAEDELEGTVNYETIFQIVKAEMQLPSKLLETVAEKIVNDILTQLPTTLSVRLKISKLNPPIGGKCTKASVQLEKRR, translated from the coding sequence ATGACCGGAATCATTTCCCTGGAAGGCCTGCAGTTCCATGCCTTCCACGGCGTCTATCCGCACGAACGCGAATCCGGCAACTGGTTTGAGGTGGACGTTTCTGTGGAAACCGATTTCTCTAAAGGTGCCGCCGAAGATGAGCTGGAAGGCACCGTGAACTACGAGACCATTTTCCAGATCGTGAAAGCCGAGATGCAGCTGCCTTCAAAGCTGCTGGAGACCGTGGCCGAGAAGATCGTGAACGATATCCTGACCCAACTGCCCACCACACTTTCCGTGAGACTCAAAATATCCAAACTCAACCCACCCATTGGAGGCAAATGCACCAAGGCCAGCGTTCAGTTGGAAAAAAGACGGTAG
- a CDS encoding YkvA family protein produces MKTLLLQFAGKINTVKWGDVRIQTFREKFLVLGRLLRAYVVGEYREIPWKTMLTLVAALLYFVNPLDLIPDVIPVTGLTDDFAVLVWVYNAMRLEIDKFLAWEKAREVSL; encoded by the coding sequence ATGAAGACCTTGCTACTGCAATTCGCAGGGAAGATCAACACCGTGAAATGGGGTGATGTGCGGATCCAAACCTTCCGCGAAAAATTCTTAGTGCTGGGCCGTCTCTTACGCGCCTATGTGGTAGGGGAGTATCGTGAGATCCCCTGGAAAACCATGCTCACCCTGGTGGCCGCCCTCCTCTATTTTGTGAACCCCCTCGATCTTATTCCAGATGTGATCCCCGTCACCGGATTGACCGACGACTTTGCCGTGCTGGTGTGGGTGTACAACGCCATGCGCCTGGAGATCGATAAATTCCTCGCTTGGGAAAAAGCGCGGGAAGTCAGCCTATGA
- the dtd gene encoding D-aminoacyl-tRNA deacylase, producing the protein MIAVIQRVSSASVTIEQVVKASIGTGLLVLVGIEDADNAEDIEWLAAKIVNLRIFEDDQGVMNVSVKDAGGDMIVVSQFTLHASTKKGNRPSYIKAAKPEVAIPLYHQFVQAVETQLAKAVQTGEFGADMKVALLNDGPVTIIIDTKNKT; encoded by the coding sequence ATGATCGCAGTCATTCAACGCGTCTCGTCCGCGTCTGTCACCATTGAGCAGGTTGTTAAAGCTTCCATCGGCACGGGCCTTTTGGTTTTGGTAGGAATAGAAGACGCCGACAACGCCGAGGATATCGAGTGGCTGGCGGCGAAGATCGTGAACCTGCGCATTTTTGAAGACGACCAGGGCGTGATGAACGTGAGCGTGAAAGATGCCGGCGGCGACATGATCGTGGTGAGCCAGTTCACCCTGCACGCCAGCACCAAAAAGGGCAACCGACCATCCTATATCAAAGCGGCCAAACCGGAGGTAGCGATACCGTTGTACCACCAGTTTGTGCAAGCCGTGGAAACGCAGCTCGCCAAAGCCGTGCAGACGGGTGAATTTGGCGCCGACATGAAAGTGGCCCTCCTCAACGACGGCCCCGTGACCATCATCATCGACACAAAAAACAAGACATGA
- a CDS encoding NAD-dependent epimerase/dehydratase family protein — MKTALIAGSTGLIGSQLLSLLLKNPEYVKVIALTRVDLAPHPKLTQIKVEFGSLGENSSALKADDVYCCLGTTMAKAGSKENFYQVDFYYPFLLAKTSRSVGAKKFMLVSALGANKSSSIYYNQVKGEIEEAISSVAFDAVHIFRPSLLLGPRTEKRSAEDAAKFFYKALGFLIPKKYKAIQSAKVARAMQHFAAEDKKGIFIHESADLQRF, encoded by the coding sequence ATGAAAACCGCATTGATTGCCGGAAGCACCGGATTGATTGGCAGCCAACTGTTGTCGCTGCTGTTGAAAAACCCCGAGTATGTTAAAGTGATCGCGCTCACCCGCGTGGACCTGGCGCCTCATCCTAAGCTAACCCAGATCAAGGTCGAGTTCGGCAGCCTCGGTGAAAACTCTTCCGCCCTCAAGGCCGACGATGTATACTGCTGCCTGGGTACCACCATGGCGAAGGCGGGTTCCAAGGAGAATTTCTACCAGGTGGATTTCTATTATCCTTTTTTGCTGGCAAAGACATCCCGGTCTGTGGGGGCAAAGAAATTTATGCTGGTCTCGGCTTTGGGTGCTAACAAAAGTTCTTCCATCTATTACAACCAGGTGAAGGGCGAAATTGAAGAGGCCATCTCCAGCGTGGCCTTTGATGCCGTTCACATTTTCAGACCCTCGTTGCTCCTGGGCCCGCGCACCGAAAAACGTTCGGCGGAAGATGCGGCCAAATTTTTTTACAAGGCTCTGGGATTTCTGATCCCCAAAAAATATAAGGCCATCCAGTCCGCAAAAGTGGCGCGCGCCATGCAGCACTTTGCAGCAGAAGATAAAAAAGGTATTTTCATCCACGAATCCGCAGACCTGCAACGCTTCTGA